The following coding sequences are from one Tolumonas lignilytica window:
- a CDS encoding type III PLP-dependent enzyme, whose protein sequence is MNNEIVPAELDYRELVATYGSPLLVLDQAAVRKQYRALTQALPDVRLHYALKPLPHSAVVATLKAEGCGFDLATNGEVDVMLENQINPDDCIHTHPIKRDGDIRYALEYGCKVFVFDNPVELDKFIPYQDKAELLLRVSFPNPETKVDLSKKFGCTPEAALPLLRKAKAMNLNVIGLSFHVGSQVPNARRHVEAITACNQILRDAAAEGIELQVLDIGGGFPVNYGADGSDFDIYEFCAPIREALNNTPAGIRKLAEPGRFISAPCMTSVASVMGKAERFGRTWYYLDDGLYGSYSGQLFDHINYPKSAPYAVGEAKPAVLAGPTCDSIDVIADDIDLPELNVGDVIVGKMMGAYTWASATEFNFFRKASILVVDTKEVSEMKAVA, encoded by the coding sequence ATGAACAACGAAATCGTCCCTGCTGAACTGGATTACCGCGAACTGGTCGCAACCTATGGTTCCCCTTTGCTGGTTCTGGATCAGGCGGCTGTCCGCAAACAGTACCGCGCTTTAACTCAAGCCCTGCCAGATGTTCGTCTGCATTATGCATTGAAACCATTACCTCACTCGGCTGTTGTCGCAACGCTGAAAGCGGAAGGTTGTGGTTTTGACTTAGCAACAAACGGCGAAGTTGATGTGATGTTAGAAAATCAGATCAATCCGGACGATTGTATTCATACACACCCGATCAAGCGTGACGGTGATATCCGTTATGCGCTCGAATATGGCTGTAAAGTCTTTGTATTCGATAACCCGGTAGAACTGGATAAATTCATTCCTTATCAAGACAAAGCCGAGTTACTGCTTCGCGTCAGCTTCCCGAATCCAGAAACGAAAGTTGATCTGTCCAAGAAGTTCGGTTGTACCCCAGAGGCTGCCTTGCCATTACTGCGTAAAGCCAAGGCCATGAACCTGAACGTGATTGGTTTGTCATTCCATGTCGGTTCTCAAGTGCCTAATGCGCGTCGCCATGTTGAAGCGATCACCGCCTGCAACCAGATATTGCGCGATGCTGCAGCAGAAGGCATTGAGCTTCAAGTGCTGGATATTGGTGGTGGCTTTCCTGTCAACTACGGCGCTGATGGCTCAGATTTCGATATTTATGAATTCTGCGCCCCAATCCGTGAAGCATTGAACAATACGCCTGCTGGTATTCGTAAACTGGCTGAGCCAGGCCGTTTCATTTCAGCGCCTTGCATGACATCCGTCGCCAGCGTCATGGGTAAAGCCGAGCGTTTCGGTCGTACCTGGTACTATCTGGATGATGGTTTATATGGCAGCTACAGTGGTCAACTGTTTGACCATATCAACTATCCAAAGTCAGCCCCTTATGCAGTTGGCGAGGCTAAACCTGCTGTTCTGGCCGGTCCAACCTGTGACAGCATTGATGTAATTGCCGATGATATCGACTTGCCAGAGCTGAATGTCGGGGATGTGATTGTCGGAAAAATGATGGGAGCTTACACTTGGGCTTCTGCAACCGAATTCAACTTCTTCCGTAAAGCCAGTATTCTGGTCGTTGATACGAAAGAAGTATCCGAAATGAAAGCGGTTGCTTAA
- the pdxJ gene encoding pyridoxine 5'-phosphate synthase, with the protein MSKILLGVNIDHVATLRNARGTAYPDPVFAAALAEQAGAEGITVHLREDRRHITDRDVEILRQTIKTRMNLEMAVTDEMVSIACRIKPQFVCLVPEKRQEVTTEGGLDVASQIARIQDAVNRLSAVGTKVSLFIDADHVQIDAAVATGAPYIEIHTGRYADAETEEAQQEELARIAEAAAYATQKGLKVNAGHGLHYQNVQPIAAIPEMIELNIGHAIIGRAVFSGLPEAVAEMKRLMLEARQ; encoded by the coding sequence GTGAGCAAGATTTTACTGGGTGTGAACATTGATCATGTCGCTACACTGCGTAACGCGCGTGGCACGGCCTATCCTGATCCTGTTTTTGCTGCTGCACTGGCGGAACAGGCGGGAGCTGAAGGGATCACGGTGCATCTGCGCGAAGATCGTCGTCATATCACAGATCGTGATGTTGAAATTCTGCGTCAAACTATTAAAACGCGGATGAATCTGGAGATGGCGGTGACTGACGAGATGGTCTCGATAGCTTGCCGAATCAAACCCCAGTTTGTCTGTTTAGTACCGGAAAAACGTCAGGAAGTTACTACGGAAGGTGGTTTGGATGTGGCTTCACAGATTGCCCGGATCCAGGATGCCGTGAATCGTCTTTCCGCTGTCGGAACAAAGGTCTCTTTATTTATTGATGCCGACCATGTGCAAATTGATGCTGCGGTTGCTACCGGGGCGCCTTATATTGAGATCCATACCGGTCGTTATGCTGATGCTGAAACAGAAGAAGCACAACAGGAAGAGCTGGCCCGTATCGCGGAAGCAGCCGCGTATGCAACGCAGAAAGGATTAAAAGTGAACGCCGGGCACGGCTTGCATTATCAGAATGTGCAGCCGATAGCCGCCATTCCTGAAATGATCGAGCTGAATATCGGTCACGCTATCATTGGCCGGGCAGTATTCAGTGGTCTGCCGGAGGCGGTTGCAGAAATGAAACGCCTGATGCTGGAAGCGCGTCAGTGA
- a CDS encoding alpha/beta fold hydrolase — MAAETTPIVLLHGLFGKQDNLGLLKQQLMSHYSVITVDIRNHGLSEWHADMDYHAMSQDILALLQTLGLPKAHLIGHSMGGKVAMAMALTEPNRVASLVVADIAPVNYQEHRHLSVFAALTAVAETSTVTSRKAADELMSQHVSDPAVRQFLLKSFSSENPTHWQFNLNTLKTHYSDIMGWPFAAEKHYAGATLFIKGGESDYLQAAHQMAIKAHFPNATARIMAGCGHWLHAEKPQLFNGIVERFLLQTN, encoded by the coding sequence ATGGCAGCCGAAACTACCCCTATCGTGTTGTTACATGGTTTATTTGGAAAACAAGACAATCTGGGCTTACTGAAGCAACAGCTGATGTCACACTATTCGGTGATCACGGTCGATATCAGAAATCACGGATTATCTGAATGGCATGCTGATATGGACTATCACGCCATGAGTCAGGATATTCTGGCGTTACTGCAAACTCTGGGGTTACCGAAGGCTCATCTGATTGGGCATTCAATGGGCGGCAAAGTGGCGATGGCAATGGCACTCACTGAACCGAACCGTGTCGCCTCGCTCGTCGTAGCAGATATAGCTCCCGTCAATTATCAAGAGCATCGTCATTTATCCGTCTTTGCGGCATTGACTGCCGTGGCAGAAACATCAACCGTCACTTCCCGTAAAGCGGCAGATGAGCTGATGAGCCAACATGTGTCTGATCCTGCCGTGCGTCAATTTCTATTAAAATCGTTCAGCAGTGAAAATCCCACACACTGGCAATTCAATCTCAATACCCTGAAAACCCATTATTCCGACATCATGGGTTGGCCATTTGCTGCAGAAAAACACTATGCCGGGGCCACCTTGTTTATTAAAGGTGGTGAGTCTGATTATCTGCAAGCAGCGCATCAAATGGCCATCAAAGCCCATTTTCCCAATGCCACAGCCCGAATCATGGCAGGGTGTGGCCATTGGTTACATGCAGAAAAACCACAGCTGTTTAATGGCATTGTGGAACGATTTCTATTACAGACAAACTGA
- the recO gene encoding DNA repair protein RecO: MTEPELLPAFVLHTRPYRETSQLVDLFVASMGKVTVVAKGSRSSRSSLKGLLQPFLPLHIHFGGKSSLKTLLQLETRSTQIVLQGERLFSGLYLNELLYYLLEPDAEYPGLFSSYFQVLLALSEQREVVSILLRQFELLLLQQLGYGTDFCYAADSGLPIDPDSFYRYELESGFIATSLRHHSFFSGREILGISEQDFSDSTVLAAARRFSRQAFAALLGNRPLKSRELYSAYIARRSE; encoded by the coding sequence ATGACTGAGCCGGAGTTATTACCGGCTTTTGTATTACATACCCGCCCATATCGGGAAACCAGTCAGCTGGTGGATCTATTTGTTGCATCGATGGGCAAAGTGACTGTCGTTGCAAAAGGTTCCCGCTCTTCCCGTTCTTCGTTAAAGGGGCTGCTACAGCCCTTTTTACCACTACATATTCATTTCGGTGGCAAAAGTAGTCTCAAAACCCTGTTACAGCTTGAAACTCGCAGCACTCAAATTGTCTTGCAGGGTGAGCGTTTATTCAGTGGCTTATATTTGAATGAACTGCTTTATTATCTACTGGAGCCTGATGCTGAGTATCCCGGTTTGTTTAGCAGTTATTTCCAAGTCTTACTGGCTTTGTCTGAGCAACGAGAAGTCGTTTCAATCTTGCTACGCCAATTTGAATTATTGCTCTTGCAACAGTTGGGATACGGCACGGATTTTTGTTACGCTGCGGACAGTGGTTTACCCATTGATCCCGATAGCTTTTATCGCTATGAGCTTGAGTCGGGCTTTATCGCGACCTCGTTACGACACCATTCGTTTTTCTCTGGTCGGGAAATATTAGGAATATCTGAACAGGATTTTTCAGACAGTACTGTTTTGGCGGCGGCCCGTCGTTTTAGTCGGCAGGCATTTGCGGCATTATTAGGTAATCGGCCCCTGAAAAGCAGGGAGCTGTATTCTGCATACATAGCAAGGAGATCAGAGTGA
- the era gene encoding GTPase Era: MTEEEKTYCGFVAIVGRPNVGKSTLLNKLLGQKVSITSRKPQTTRHRILGIDTQGAYQTIFVDTPGLHIEEKRAINRLMNRAATSSLGDVEMVVFVVDGTQWTDDDEMVLNKLRHVRCPVVLAVNKVDNIKDKEVLFPHLQWLAQKGNFAEIMPISATKGTNVEKIREMARQLLPEGQHYFPEDYITDRSSRFMASEIVREKLMRFMGEELPYSVTVEIERFKVEEDGLFHINALILVEREGQKKMVIGNKGEKLKVIGTEARLDMERLFGQRVFLELWVKVKSGWADDERALRSLGYGDD, encoded by the coding sequence ATGACGGAAGAAGAAAAGACCTATTGTGGTTTTGTGGCCATTGTTGGCCGCCCTAATGTGGGTAAATCCACGTTACTCAATAAATTATTAGGCCAAAAAGTCAGTATTACCTCGCGCAAACCGCAAACGACGCGGCACCGGATTTTGGGTATTGATACTCAAGGCGCTTATCAGACGATATTTGTGGATACGCCCGGCCTGCATATCGAAGAAAAGCGCGCCATCAACCGTTTAATGAACCGTGCCGCCACCAGTTCACTGGGCGATGTGGAAATGGTGGTGTTTGTTGTGGATGGTACACAATGGACGGATGATGATGAAATGGTGCTGAATAAGCTGCGTCATGTTCGTTGCCCGGTTGTTTTGGCCGTCAATAAAGTCGATAACATCAAAGATAAAGAGGTGTTGTTTCCGCATTTGCAGTGGCTGGCGCAAAAAGGAAATTTCGCTGAGATCATGCCCATTTCTGCCACCAAAGGTACGAATGTCGAGAAAATTCGTGAGATGGCGCGGCAGTTGTTACCGGAGGGGCAGCACTATTTTCCGGAAGATTATATTACCGATCGCAGTTCACGCTTTATGGCCTCCGAAATCGTACGTGAAAAACTGATGCGTTTCATGGGCGAGGAATTGCCTTATTCAGTCACCGTTGAGATCGAGCGTTTTAAGGTTGAAGAAGACGGCTTATTTCATATCAATGCCCTGATTCTGGTTGAACGTGAAGGCCAGAAAAAGATGGTGATCGGTAATAAGGGTGAGAAACTCAAAGTGATCGGCACCGAGGCGCGTCTGGATATGGAACGCTTGTTTGGACAACGCGTTTTTCTGGAATTGTGGGTGAAAGTGAAGTCCGGATGGGCTGATGATGAGCGCGCCCTGCGTAGTTTAGGTTATGGTGATGACTGA
- the fldA gene encoding flavodoxin FldA, giving the protein MALIGLFFGSDTGNTEAVAGMIQKELGSDLVDVLDVAQCTRTDFEKYDFLILGIPTWYYGESQADWDDFFPELEKIDFSSKLVAIFGCGDQEDYAEYFLDAMGTLRDLVQAKGATIVGYWPTDSYQFEASKALVDDKHFVGLGIDEDRQPELTAERVTAWCQQLREEMCLAELA; this is encoded by the coding sequence ATGGCACTGATAGGTCTGTTCTTTGGCAGTGACACCGGCAACACAGAAGCCGTCGCTGGCATGATCCAGAAAGAATTGGGTAGCGATCTGGTTGATGTACTGGATGTGGCTCAATGTACTCGCACTGACTTTGAAAAGTACGATTTTCTGATCCTGGGAATTCCAACCTGGTATTACGGTGAATCGCAGGCAGACTGGGATGACTTTTTCCCTGAATTAGAAAAAATCGACTTCAGTAGCAAACTGGTTGCCATCTTTGGATGTGGTGACCAAGAGGATTATGCCGAATATTTCCTGGATGCGATGGGCACGTTACGTGATCTCGTTCAGGCAAAAGGCGCCACCATTGTGGGTTACTGGCCAACTGACAGCTATCAATTTGAAGCGTCAAAAGCCTTGGTTGACGATAAACACTTCGTTGGTTTGGGCATTGACGAAGATCGTCAACCAGAATTAACCGCTGAACGCGTGACCGCCTGGTGCCAACAATTGCGCGAAGAAATGTGTTTAGCGGAACTGGCTTAA
- the slyD gene encoding peptidylprolyl isomerase gives MKITHLSVVTLDYTVSDDAGEVLDTTEGREPLVYLHGSGFLVPGLENALYDREEGDSFELTVPAMDAYGEYEESLVQEVPGELFDGMEVAEGDTFVADTDDGHRPVTIVEVSEDFVKVDANHPLAGMDLHFKVNVRGVRAATAEEIAHGHVHGDDEGCGHHHHHHHEHGGEGCCGGHGHSHGGEGCCGGHGHDHDDAHECCGGKGHAHAADEDEAHECCGGHGGCKH, from the coding sequence ATGAAGATTACTCATTTGAGCGTAGTAACGCTGGATTACACCGTATCAGACGATGCGGGCGAGGTGTTGGATACAACCGAAGGGCGTGAACCGCTGGTTTATCTGCATGGCAGTGGTTTTTTAGTGCCCGGCCTGGAAAATGCCTTATATGATCGTGAAGAAGGCGATAGCTTTGAGCTGACCGTTCCTGCTATGGATGCATACGGTGAATATGAAGAATCTCTGGTGCAGGAAGTACCTGGTGAATTGTTTGACGGCATGGAAGTCGCGGAAGGTGATACTTTCGTTGCGGATACCGATGACGGTCACCGTCCGGTAACCATCGTTGAAGTTTCTGAAGATTTTGTCAAAGTCGATGCGAACCACCCACTGGCGGGTATGGATCTGCATTTCAAAGTCAATGTACGCGGTGTTCGTGCGGCGACAGCGGAAGAGATCGCGCATGGCCACGTTCATGGCGATGACGAAGGCTGTGGTCATCACCACCATCATCATCATGAACATGGCGGTGAAGGTTGCTGCGGTGGGCATGGACACTCACACGGTGGCGAAGGTTGCTGTGGTGGTCATGGTCATGACCATGATGATGCTCATGAATGCTGTGGTGGTAAAGGCCATGCTCATGCCGCTGATGAAGATGAAGCGCATGAATGCTGCGGCGGCCACGGCGGCTGTAAGCACTAA
- the seqA gene encoding replication initiation negative regulator SeqA, translating into MKTIEVDDQIYRYIASRTLHIGESASDILRRLLALPSDADPTISAVSVHEATPEHIGEVSTDVLFTLLNDVQLAKEESAIARFMLILSALYRSQPDAFRRAADIKGRKRIYFAEDPQALLDNGTTTKPKPVPETPYWVITNTNTGRKRLIIEQLMQAMGYSAETIAEVCNKV; encoded by the coding sequence ATGAAAACCATTGAGGTTGATGATCAGATATACCGTTACATTGCCAGCCGTACCTTGCACATTGGTGAGAGTGCTTCTGATATTTTAAGACGCCTGCTTGCTTTGCCCTCGGATGCGGATCCGACAATTTCTGCGGTATCTGTTCATGAAGCAACGCCAGAACATATTGGTGAAGTTTCAACTGATGTTCTGTTTACCTTGCTTAACGATGTACAACTGGCAAAGGAAGAGAGTGCGATTGCACGTTTTATGTTGATTCTTTCTGCATTGTATCGTTCTCAACCCGATGCTTTCAGACGTGCGGCTGACATTAAAGGCCGAAAGCGGATCTATTTTGCTGAAGACCCTCAGGCCTTGCTGGATAACGGCACCACAACCAAGCCTAAACCTGTCCCGGAAACCCCATACTGGGTGATTACTAACACGAATACTGGCCGTAAGCGCTTGATTATTGAGCAGTTAATGCAGGCCATGGGCTACTCTGCAGAAACTATCGCAGAGGTTTGTAACAAGGTATAA
- a CDS encoding ABC transporter ATP-binding protein, translated as MIIVSQITLLRGNKPLLEEATATIHPGQKVGLVGKNGCGKSSFFALLKNELAVDAGSVSVPAQWQVATVAQETPALECSALDYVIDGDKEFRHLEQQLQQAEQQGDGIRIAELHGRLDAAGAYTVRARAGELLHGLGFSSEQHAQPVSAFSGGWRMRLNLAQALICRSDLLLLDEPTNHLDLDAVIWLESWLRSYRGTLILISHDRDFLDRVIGRIIHIENAKLNEYTGSYSDFEIQRASALAQQQSMYEKQQQALSKMQDYVDRFRYKATKARQAQSRLKAMERMELILPAHVDSQFQFQFREPDALPTPLISMENLSAGYGDKLILEKIKLNLVPGSRIGLLGRNGAGKSTFIKLLAGELIPLSGTLEPSKGVKIGYFAQHQLESLQQGDSPLQHLTRLAGNRPEQELRNFLGGFGFHGDKALEPVDTFSGGEKARLVLALLVWQKPNLLLLDEPTNHLDLEMREALTLALQGFEGAMVIVSHDRHLLRTTTDEFYLVHNKRLEAFDGDLDDYHKWLTEQDKNTAENKSATTSSSAAPQSAAARKDQKRREADFRQQTRPLRQKLEKHEQLMAKLQQKLHELEQALADPAIYQDDAKAKLTGLLSQQGPLKNELEQIELEWMDISEQLEQMEQQFATELATQD; from the coding sequence ATGATTATCGTTTCTCAAATCACGCTGCTACGAGGCAATAAGCCTCTATTAGAAGAAGCTACCGCCACCATTCATCCGGGTCAAAAAGTAGGGCTGGTTGGAAAAAACGGCTGCGGAAAATCGAGTTTTTTTGCTTTATTAAAAAATGAACTGGCCGTTGATGCCGGTTCAGTCTCTGTCCCTGCCCAATGGCAGGTGGCAACCGTGGCGCAGGAAACCCCAGCACTTGAATGTTCTGCCCTGGATTACGTTATTGATGGTGATAAAGAGTTTCGTCACCTTGAGCAACAGTTGCAGCAGGCAGAACAACAAGGCGATGGTATTCGCATTGCCGAATTGCACGGCCGTTTAGATGCAGCCGGTGCCTATACCGTTCGCGCCCGTGCCGGTGAACTGCTACATGGTTTAGGTTTCAGCAGTGAACAACACGCGCAACCCGTATCGGCGTTTTCCGGCGGCTGGCGGATGCGTCTCAATCTGGCTCAGGCATTGATTTGTCGTTCCGACCTGTTATTACTTGACGAACCCACCAACCATCTCGATCTAGATGCCGTGATCTGGCTGGAAAGCTGGTTACGCTCTTATCGCGGGACATTGATCCTGATCTCTCATGATCGCGATTTTCTGGATCGGGTGATTGGTCGCATCATTCATATCGAAAATGCAAAATTAAACGAATATACCGGCAGCTATTCGGATTTCGAGATCCAGCGAGCTTCGGCCTTAGCGCAACAGCAATCGATGTATGAGAAGCAACAACAAGCCTTAAGCAAGATGCAGGATTATGTTGATCGCTTCCGTTATAAAGCGACCAAAGCGCGTCAGGCACAAAGCCGTCTGAAAGCGATGGAGCGCATGGAATTGATCCTGCCGGCGCATGTTGATTCGCAATTTCAGTTCCAATTCCGTGAACCGGATGCACTCCCCACGCCTTTGATCAGTATGGAAAATTTAAGTGCTGGTTATGGCGACAAACTGATTCTGGAAAAGATAAAGCTCAATCTGGTACCAGGCTCCCGTATCGGTCTGTTAGGACGAAATGGTGCCGGTAAATCGACTTTCATTAAATTGCTGGCGGGTGAACTCATTCCCCTTTCTGGGACACTGGAACCAAGCAAAGGTGTTAAAATCGGTTACTTTGCTCAGCATCAGTTGGAATCCCTGCAACAGGGCGATTCGCCGTTACAACATCTTACTCGTCTGGCTGGTAACCGGCCTGAACAAGAGCTACGCAATTTTTTAGGTGGTTTTGGTTTCCACGGTGATAAAGCATTAGAACCGGTGGATACCTTCTCTGGCGGCGAGAAAGCACGTTTGGTGTTAGCTCTGCTGGTCTGGCAGAAACCGAATCTGCTATTACTCGATGAACCGACCAACCATTTAGATCTGGAAATGCGTGAAGCACTGACGCTGGCGCTACAAGGTTTTGAAGGGGCCATGGTGATCGTTTCGCACGACCGCCATTTACTGCGTACCACCACAGATGAATTTTATCTGGTGCATAATAAACGGCTGGAAGCATTTGATGGCGATCTCGACGACTATCATAAATGGCTTACTGAGCAAGATAAAAACACAGCGGAAAACAAAAGCGCGACAACCAGCTCAAGTGCTGCACCGCAAAGTGCAGCGGCACGAAAGGATCAAAAACGACGTGAAGCCGATTTTCGGCAACAAACCCGCCCTTTACGTCAAAAGCTGGAAAAACATGAACAGCTCATGGCGAAACTTCAGCAAAAACTGCATGAACTGGAACAAGCACTGGCTGATCCGGCCATCTATCAGGACGATGCCAAGGCTAAATTAACAGGGCTGTTATCACAACAAGGTCCGTTGAAAAACGAACTGGAACAGATTGAGCTGGAATGGATGGATATTTCCGAACAGCTAGAACAAATGGAACAACAATTTGCCACTGAACTGGCAACGCAGGATTAA
- the fur gene encoding ferric iron uptake transcriptional regulator codes for MTDHNQQLKDAGLKITSPRVKILEYLRQPECQHISAEDLYKLLLDNGEEIGLATVYRVLNQFDDAGIVTRHHFEGGKSVFELAQQHHHDHLVCLDCGTVVEFSDDVIEQRQKEIAVQHGMTLTNHSLYLYGHCNNKEECINRKK; via the coding sequence ATGACAGACCATAATCAGCAATTAAAAGATGCAGGCCTAAAAATTACTTCGCCGCGCGTGAAAATTTTAGAATATCTGCGCCAGCCTGAATGTCAGCACATCAGTGCGGAAGACCTTTATAAACTGCTGCTGGACAATGGTGAAGAGATTGGCTTGGCCACTGTCTACCGCGTATTAAATCAGTTTGATGATGCCGGCATCGTGACTCGTCATCATTTTGAAGGGGGCAAGTCAGTTTTTGAATTAGCCCAGCAACATCATCATGACCATCTGGTTTGTCTGGATTGTGGCACTGTTGTTGAATTCTCTGATGACGTCATTGAACAGCGACAGAAAGAAATTGCGGTGCAACACGGTATGACGCTGACTAATCACAGTCTGTACCTATACGGACACTGCAATAACAAAGAAGAATGCATTAATCGCAAAAAATAG
- a CDS encoding 23S rRNA (adenine(2030)-N(6))-methyltransferase RlmJ: protein MLSYRHAFHAGNHADILKHAVLALLIDQLKQKDKPFCYLDTHSGGGCYDLTGEWANKKAEYEEGIARLWPQREQWPALKSYLDCVAALNPDNTLHFYPGSPEIARALLREQDRLILMELHNNEIDILRQHMQRDNRVALHHRDGFEGLVALTPPTPRRGLALIDPPYELKEDYERVVKTLAKAWKRWAVGIYAVWYPLLGKDADRSQCMLRECEKLGIPMLTVELSVQAQSPTWGMHGSGMAIFNPPWQFEQQLEKLLPDLCSLLALSPQASWKIKSHNSEC, encoded by the coding sequence ATGCTCAGTTATCGTCACGCATTCCATGCCGGCAACCACGCCGACATACTTAAACACGCCGTCCTTGCGTTATTGATCGATCAGTTAAAACAAAAGGACAAACCGTTCTGTTATCTTGATACTCATTCCGGTGGTGGTTGCTATGATCTCACCGGCGAATGGGCGAATAAAAAAGCAGAATATGAAGAAGGCATTGCCCGCCTTTGGCCGCAGCGAGAACAGTGGCCGGCTCTGAAAAGTTATCTGGATTGTGTTGCTGCGTTGAATCCAGACAACACTTTGCACTTTTATCCCGGTTCACCAGAAATTGCTCGTGCCCTGTTGCGCGAACAAGATCGTCTGATCCTGATGGAACTGCATAACAATGAAATTGACATCCTGCGTCAGCATATGCAACGAGATAACCGTGTTGCACTTCATCATCGTGATGGATTTGAAGGATTAGTGGCCCTGACTCCGCCTACCCCACGTCGGGGCCTGGCATTGATTGATCCGCCCTATGAACTGAAAGAAGATTATGAGCGTGTCGTCAAGACGTTAGCTAAAGCCTGGAAGCGCTGGGCCGTGGGGATCTACGCCGTCTGGTATCCGTTATTGGGGAAAGATGCAGACCGCAGTCAATGTATGCTCAGAGAATGTGAAAAATTGGGTATCCCCATGTTAACGGTTGAACTCAGTGTTCAGGCGCAATCGCCGACTTGGGGCATGCACGGTTCGGGCATGGCCATATTTAATCCGCCCTGGCAATTTGAACAACAACTGGAAAAATTATTGCCCGATCTTTGCTCCTTGCTGGCTTTATCCCCTCAGGCCAGTTGGAAAATAAAATCGCATAATTCAGAGTGTTAA
- the ybfE gene encoding LexA regulated protein, giving the protein MAKHQSDRTTLDLFADEKRPGRPKTNPHPRDLQLKINKRNQLKRDKEKGLHRVELKLEAELLDDLNQLADARSISRSELIQELVREYVSAQRSVQLE; this is encoded by the coding sequence ATGGCAAAACATCAATCGGATCGCACAACACTGGATCTGTTTGCTGATGAAAAGCGTCCAGGGCGCCCCAAAACCAATCCTCATCCCCGCGATTTGCAGTTGAAGATCAACAAACGGAATCAACTCAAACGGGATAAGGAAAAAGGGCTCCATCGGGTGGAACTGAAACTCGAAGCCGAGTTATTGGATGATCTCAATCAGTTGGCAGATGCACGCAGTATCAGTCGGTCGGAACTCATTCAAGAGTTAGTCCGGGAATACGTTAGCGCTCAACGCTCCGTCCAGCTAGAATAA